From the genome of Nicotiana sylvestris chromosome 2, ASM39365v2, whole genome shotgun sequence, one region includes:
- the LOC138885996 gene encoding uncharacterized protein, with the protein MCLPVKQKLRKFKPDMSLKIKEEVTKQIKAKVLKEVEYSTLLANIVPVPKKDGKVRSTVIYEPIFKMLWKDAETSWTEDCQKAFDKIKEMDPLKHIFQKPIPIGKLAKWQILLSQFDIVYVTQKEIKGQALADHLAENPVGGAYEPLKTYFPNEEVTFVGEDIIEASDGWRMFFDRAANFKRVGISAVLVSETGQHYPVSAKLKFPYTNNMVEFILVAIDYFTKWVEAASYKAVTKKIVAYFVKDRIICRFGVPESIVFYSATNLNSDLIKAMRETFKIKHKNSTAYRSQMNGAIEAANKNIKKILKKMVENHKQWHKKLPFALLGCRTTVCTSTGATPYMLVYGTEAVIPAEVEIPSLRIIQEAELSDAKWIRSRYEQLALIDGKRMNAVCHGQLYQNRMSRAFNKSVKLRQFSPGQLVLKKIFPYQ; encoded by the exons atgtgtctgccagtcaagcagaaactccgaaagttcaaaccagacatgagcttgaaaatcaaggaggaagttaccaagcagatcaaagccaaagttctcaaggAAGTTGAGTACTCAACCttgttagctaacattgtgccagttccgaagaaggatgggaaggtccga TCTACAGTCATatatgaacccatcttcaagatgctatgGAAGGATGCtgaaacaagctggacagaggattgtcagaaagcttttgacaagatcaagga gatggaccctctgaagcacatatttcagaaacccatacctattgggaagttggctaaatggcagatattaTTAAGtcagttcgatatcgtctatgtaactcaaaaggaaATTAAGGGGCAAGCAttagcagatcatcttgctgaaaatccagtgggaggagcatatgagcctttgaaaacatatttccCTAATGAAGAAGTGACATTCGTAGGGGAAGACATTATCGAAGCCtctgacggttggaggatgttctttgatagagctgcaaatttcaaaagagTAGGCATCAGTGCAGTTTTAgtatcagaaacgggtcagcattatccggtgtctgctaaactcaaatttccctacaccaacaacatggtaga gtttattctggtagccattgattacttcacaaaatgggtagaggctgcatcttacaaagctgtaaccaagaaaatCGTCGCatattttgtcaaggatcgaatTATTTGCCGATTCGGAGTCCCTGAGTCTATTGTTTTTTATAGTGCcaccaacctcaatagtgatttgattAAAGCTATgcgtgaaactttcaaaatcaagcacaaaaattccacagcctatagatcgcaaatgaatggagccatagaagctgccaacaaaaacatcaagaagatattaaagAAGATGGTAGAGAATCATAAACAGTGGCACAAaaagctaccttttgctttattgggatgtCGCACTACAGtttgcacatcaactggggcaactccctacatgctggtttatggtaccgaggctgtcatcccagccgaggtggagattccttctttaagaatcatacaggaagctgaactcagcgatgcaaaGTGGATAAGAAGTCGCTacgaacaattggcccttattgatggaaagaggatgaatgcagtatgtcatggccaactttaccagaacagaatgtctagagctttcaacaaaagcgTCAAACTAAGACAGTTCTCACCGGGACAGctagtattgaagaaaatcttcccatatcaatag